One Paraglaciecola mesophila genomic region harbors:
- a CDS encoding transposase, with protein sequence MPQSRKSQISLIDTPYYHCVSRCVRQSYLCGTNQTTGQSYEHRRNWVEERLLFLSTVFAIDICAYAVMSNHTHVVLCVDKPLADNWDTESVLKRYHTLHKGTLLTQKFINGDTLTQGELITLDDTVEIYRKRLYDISWFMRDLNEYIAREANKEDDCTGRFWEGRFKSQALLDESAVLACMAYVDLNPIRAKIAKTPETATHTSIKKRIHAVKRQHAQPSTLMPFAGNLKENMPKGIAYSLKDYCDLIDTTGRCIRDDKAGYIDNTQSPILQRLGLDSAQWLTLTTEFEKHFCYAAGGEQMMNTFKRHTHHQRIRGMGKAKALLKRA encoded by the coding sequence ATGCCCCAGTCACGAAAAAGCCAAATCAGTTTAATCGATACGCCTTATTATCACTGTGTGTCCCGATGTGTTCGTCAGTCTTATTTGTGTGGCACAAACCAAACTACTGGGCAGAGCTACGAGCACCGGCGCAACTGGGTGGAAGAGCGTTTACTGTTTTTATCGACCGTGTTCGCGATTGATATTTGTGCTTATGCAGTGATGAGTAATCATACTCATGTGGTGCTTTGTGTGGATAAACCCCTGGCTGATAACTGGGATACCGAATCGGTACTAAAGCGTTATCACACGCTTCATAAAGGCACGTTACTCACTCAAAAATTTATAAACGGCGATACCCTAACTCAAGGAGAGCTCATCACCCTTGATGACACTGTTGAAATCTACAGAAAACGTTTGTACGACATCAGTTGGTTTATGCGTGACTTAAATGAATATATTGCCCGTGAAGCGAATAAAGAAGATGACTGTACGGGCCGTTTTTGGGAAGGACGATTTAAATCTCAAGCGCTACTAGATGAAAGCGCCGTGCTAGCGTGTATGGCCTATGTGGATTTAAACCCCATTAGAGCGAAAATAGCCAAAACACCTGAAACAGCAACACACACCAGTATTAAAAAACGCATTCACGCCGTTAAACGTCAACACGCTCAACCGAGTACGCTAATGCCCTTTGCGGGAAACCTGAAAGAAAACATGCCAAAAGGTATTGCGTATTCGCTCAAAGACTATTGTGACCTTATTGATACCACAGGTCGTTGTATTCGTGATGACAAGGCAGGTTATATAGATAACACTCAAAGCCCTATTCTACAAAGATTGGGACTAGACTCAGCACAGTGGCTGACCTTAACCACTGAGTTTGAAAAGCACTTCTGTTACGCCGCTGGGGGCGAGCAAATGATGAACACCTTTAAGCGCCATACCCACCATCAACGAATACGTGGGATGGGTAAAGCAAAAGCGCTGCTAAAGCGCGCTTAA
- a CDS encoding sugar phosphate isomerase/epimerase family protein: MRLTNVRMRLISMLGTIVITLGLFGCGQNESQNQSPKEKAITPQVSVQLWSVKDEVKRDFEGTLTILADMGFDGVEFAGDFGKYSDDPQALKGFLDGLGLKVSGAHIPFEKLNEQHFFDTVAFYKALGCESLIVPYDARAFDPQQIEAVVADLNRLSEKLAPEGMKIGYHNHEQEFNDFQQSTYWDYLAQNTNENVILQQDVGWTTYAGKDPVEYVKRYPGRTFTTHYKVKLPDDVQDKLPLIGQDTIDWPSLIEANISVGGTHWLVVEQEEYPNDLKPLEAVKISKQGLMEFLEAR; this comes from the coding sequence ATGAGATTAACGAATGTAAGAATGCGCTTAATATCGATGCTAGGTACCATTGTCATTACACTAGGGTTATTCGGCTGCGGCCAAAATGAAAGTCAAAACCAAAGTCCTAAAGAAAAGGCCATTACACCACAGGTGAGTGTGCAATTGTGGTCTGTGAAAGATGAGGTTAAGCGAGACTTTGAAGGAACACTGACCATACTCGCTGATATGGGCTTTGACGGTGTCGAGTTTGCTGGGGACTTTGGGAAATACTCAGATGATCCGCAGGCACTTAAAGGATTTCTGGATGGTTTAGGGCTTAAAGTAAGTGGGGCGCACATTCCCTTTGAAAAGCTTAATGAGCAGCACTTTTTTGACACGGTTGCTTTCTATAAAGCCTTAGGTTGTGAAAGTTTGATTGTACCTTATGATGCACGCGCGTTTGACCCGCAACAGATTGAGGCTGTGGTGGCTGATTTGAATCGTTTGTCAGAAAAGCTCGCTCCCGAGGGGATGAAAATCGGTTATCACAATCATGAACAAGAGTTTAACGACTTCCAGCAAAGTACATACTGGGATTACCTTGCACAGAACACTAATGAAAACGTTATTTTGCAGCAAGATGTGGGCTGGACAACGTATGCAGGTAAGGACCCCGTTGAGTATGTTAAGCGCTATCCTGGGCGCACTTTTACCACGCATTACAAGGTTAAACTGCCGGATGATGTGCAAGATAAATTGCCATTAATTGGTCAAGACACCATAGACTGGCCGAGTTTGATTGAAGCCAATATATCAGTAGGTGGAACTCATTGGCTGGTGGTTGAACAAGAAGAATACCCTAATGATTTAAAACCTTTAGAGGCTGTTAAAATATCAAAACAAGGATTAATGGAATTTCTTGAAGCGCGCTAA
- a CDS encoding GMC oxidoreductase, translating into MSDQMYIKDTDEPFDAIVIGSGLSGGWAAKELCERGLKTLMIERGRVVEHRKDYIGEGVAPWDMPMRGKVDNILLEQRYRIQKQCYAFNDATKHFFGNDRDLPYTTKDDTTFSWIRANQLGGKSLLWHRQSYRLSDHDFAANSLDGHGNDWPIRYADLEKWYSHVERHAGISGAKEGLEQLPDSEFLPPFDMTKPELDIKAAIEKVYPDRKMIMGRMAHLTQPSELHIKQGRVQCQARNECQKGCSFGAYFSTQSSTLPAAAATGNLHIAPNSVVHSLIYDEQKKKVRGVRVIDNETLAEREYYAKVIFLCASTLGSTQIMLNSTSRAFPDGIANSSGVLGHYLMDHNYNAGATGDVPGYEDEYYRGRRPGGIIIPNFQYEPKRGKQNYLRGYALSGGAYREGWQQNASTKGFGEKFKQQVTQAGKWRFGLHAQGEMLPRYENTVKLHHSLKDKWGIPQLEINCRWSNNELDMMKDAADTAEEMLKVAGVENISSYVTQGPPGLAIHELGTARMGRDPKDSVLNSFNQTHDIDNLFVTDGASFSSSAVQNPSLTFMALTARAVDYAVSEMKQGRI; encoded by the coding sequence ATGAGTGACCAGATGTACATAAAAGACACTGATGAGCCCTTTGATGCCATTGTGATCGGTTCGGGATTGTCCGGTGGCTGGGCCGCCAAAGAGCTGTGTGAGAGAGGCTTGAAAACACTGATGATTGAGCGGGGCCGCGTGGTCGAACATAGAAAAGACTATATCGGCGAAGGTGTAGCGCCGTGGGATATGCCGATGCGTGGCAAAGTAGACAATATTTTACTTGAGCAACGTTATCGCATTCAAAAACAATGTTATGCCTTTAATGATGCCACAAAGCACTTCTTTGGGAACGACCGAGATTTACCTTATACCACTAAAGATGATACGACGTTTAGCTGGATCCGGGCAAATCAGTTGGGTGGAAAGTCTTTACTGTGGCATCGCCAGTCGTATCGGTTAAGTGACCACGATTTTGCTGCTAATAGTTTAGATGGCCATGGTAATGATTGGCCAATACGCTATGCAGATTTAGAGAAATGGTATAGCCATGTTGAGCGTCATGCTGGTATCAGTGGTGCCAAAGAAGGTTTAGAGCAGTTACCAGATAGTGAGTTTTTACCTCCTTTTGACATGACAAAGCCAGAACTAGACATTAAAGCCGCTATTGAAAAAGTCTATCCCGATCGCAAAATGATCATGGGGCGAATGGCACATCTAACTCAACCTTCTGAGCTGCATATAAAACAAGGGCGGGTGCAGTGCCAAGCACGAAATGAGTGCCAAAAAGGTTGCTCATTTGGAGCATACTTTTCAACCCAAAGTTCAACATTACCTGCCGCCGCAGCCACGGGAAATTTGCATATCGCGCCGAACAGCGTGGTGCACAGCTTGATTTATGACGAGCAAAAGAAAAAAGTGCGAGGGGTGCGGGTTATCGACAACGAGACGCTGGCCGAACGCGAGTATTATGCGAAGGTTATCTTTTTGTGCGCTTCAACGCTCGGAAGCACCCAAATTATGCTCAATTCTACTTCCCGCGCGTTTCCTGATGGTATTGCCAATAGCTCTGGCGTGTTGGGCCATTACTTGATGGATCACAATTACAACGCAGGGGCAACAGGCGATGTACCTGGCTATGAGGATGAGTATTATCGAGGTAGGAGACCTGGGGGGATTATTATTCCGAATTTCCAGTATGAACCTAAGCGTGGCAAGCAGAATTATTTGCGGGGCTACGCGTTGTCGGGTGGTGCCTATCGTGAAGGCTGGCAACAAAACGCGTCAACCAAGGGCTTTGGAGAGAAATTCAAGCAGCAAGTAACTCAAGCCGGCAAGTGGCGCTTTGGCTTGCATGCCCAAGGGGAAATGCTTCCACGCTATGAGAACACGGTGAAGCTACATCATTCATTAAAGGATAAATGGGGGATCCCTCAATTAGAAATCAATTGTCGCTGGTCTAATAACGAATTAGACATGATGAAAGATGCTGCCGATACCGCCGAAGAAATGCTCAAGGTAGCGGGTGTGGAAAACATCAGCAGTTATGTGACCCAAGGCCCCCCTGGCTTGGCGATCCACGAATTAGGTACCGCTAGAATGGGACGCGATCCTAAAGATTCTGTGTTGAACAGTTTTAATCAAACGCACGATATAGATAATTTATTTGTAACAGACGGTGCGAGTTTTAGTAGCTCGGCCGTACAAAATCCCTCGTTAACCTTTATGGCGCTCACTGCAAGAGCAGTTGATTATGCCGTTAGTGAGATGAAGCAAGGTCGAATATAA